The Cucumis melo cultivar AY chromosome 9, USDA_Cmelo_AY_1.0, whole genome shotgun sequence genome includes the window agatcaaaataatatataaatttacatatcatcaatttaaaatttaaacttaaattaaatatataaatatataaatatatctaaatagaaaagaaattttaaaattagatataaaatttaaaaatcaaataatacattaatctaaaattttaaaatttaggatttaaaatggggtcttttcaaaaatataaaaaatcggCAAAATATTGAACAATTCCAAAAGCGGAAAATGCCTAGAGGTTCACcatgtaaaatataaaaaatgtcctgtcaaccacgccgtcaataacgcgcgcataattaatatatttatgatcgtttagatatgactataatttatatgctatcgtttagatatgactacaatttattcgtttaattttgttacatgatcgtttaatttggttacgtttaaatttggttaacgatcgtttagatttgggaacccaaatctaaatgatctttttttcaaaatttggtatacaatctttttaattcttttggtacacatcGTTTacatttctttacacgatcgatcttttttacacgatcgtttacttttttttatacgattgttttactttttttttaaacgatcgtttacatttggctactctagtctaaatgaattttttaaaagattttttatacacaatcttttactttttttttacacgatagtttacttttttttacacgattgtttacatttggctactctaattttttttttcaaaattctttatacacgatcttttattttctttttacacgattgtttacttttttacacgatagtttacatttagctactccaatctaaatgattttttttcaaaattctttaatcacgatcttttagattttgctattttttgtacacgacgtaaaaaaaaaaaagaagaaagacagggaaagaaatcgcagcgaaaaaaagaagatgaaaagtagaaagaagatggaaaagcgaaaaaaaggaagaggaaaagaagaaaaatgatgaaaaaatTAGACGAAATAGTAGGAGAAAGACGaatcgcaaaaaaaaaaaaagatggaaggacaaacctagaatatttaaaaaattgctaactttatgagctttgttacacgagctctaaataatttggtgttttgttcCATTCATGTAAGTTTTCcattcaaaattgaattgaacatataattttgaaaaaataaaggtaagaaaaaaatatatattaaacacacacaaaataataataaagatggaaaaaaattaagaaaataaagacatataaatatgaaaaattaataaaggaaggaaaaattaaaaccaagcttaaaaatatatataaaaaaagaataaaaaaattataaattgaaactaagaCCTTTAGAACAAAATAGATATCATGCCTCCCAACTAAGGAGCcaatttaagattttaaaataCAAAGGAAATAGAATCACACGTAAAATAGGAACAAAACTGAGAGAAACTATTTTCTGCTGCTTCTCTAATTTTGTCGATCTTTTTGAAAATGCTTCTTAAATTTTGAGATTAAGAAACGAGATTGGTTATCAAACACGtctgttttaaaaaaaaaaatgagaaacagAAATAGAAAACAGAAAATAAGAATGTTATTAAACATATCCTAAATCACCAAAGCTTTGAAACTAATTGGAAATCTAAAGGACACAAATTTCTTGAGGTCTTGAAGATTAAAATACTATAGTTGAAAGGATTTTTTCGAAGAGTAGAGTACTATGTAAAACTCTTTTAAGTAATAAACTCCATAGATAACTTGAAATACAAGTCAGAGACTAATTTAAAAAGCAAATTATACTCCAAACATTGAAGACTCAAATACATCTTTGTAGACCACAAGAACTTCATAGATCAACCGACTTCCAAACCTAAGAAACTATAacttcaagaataagttggaaaGCTTTTGAGACAAATCAACATGCGGTTCTCCCTACcgatcaacgatatataaatgATAGGAAAAAAAGTGTATCAAAATCTTACTTTCTTTCGGTCTCTCTATTTACACTTTGGCAAAGGGGAGGATAAAATTGCTAAGCCCCCGAGAcaaatcaatattttaaaacaagCTATAAAACATAGAGACTGATGATCATTAAGAACAAGCTACAAAATCCCCAAGACAAATCAACATTAGAAAAACAATCTAGAAGTATTCGAGACAAACCTACCATTAGAACAAACTAGAAAGCTCTCGATACAACCTTACTTTTCGGGGAAAGAATCAAACCCTACTTAACAATTTCTCTGAACATCTTGTGGAAAGCTTTCATTACtgtttcttagtttttttttttttttttttttttatagagatagagtggtaaaataaaatgactagaaacataaaaataaaagagtGGAGATATAAATATATGTGAACATTGTAATATAGATATGAAAATTACATGGTCATGAAATATAATGGGCCAAAGTTTCAATTCCATTTACCCAAAAAAACACCCCAAAGAACACACCACAAAAGGGCAAAAGGCTTCATTTTCGACCACACAACAAACATcaattcaataaataaaaaaattcaatctTTTCAATTACAATCAAACCACAGCCTCCATCAATTTAACAAATTCTTCAAAATCAATTCTCCCATCTTTGTTATAATCAAACTTACTAATCATCTTCTCGCAATTCTCAATCCCTTCTCCTTCTTTGAATCCCAAAACACACATCACTCTCTGCAATTCTTCAACGTCGATAAACCCATCGGCATTAATATCAAACACATCAAAAGCTTGTTTCACCTCCGCCGCACTAGCTGCCGTTTGATCGAACATCTCTGCCACTTCTTCCGCTGAACCAAACAAAGGAACAGAGGACCCTTCGCTACAATCCATCCCTAAATTCCCCATAACCCATTTCATCTCCTCTGTACTCACCAGCCGCTCCCGCTCCCCGGCGCTGGATTCCACCGATTTTGAGGACGCCGGAAGAGTACTCTGTTTTAGCTTTGTGGAGGCGAAGGAACAGAGCCAAGAGGCAAGGTTTTGAAAACGGAGGAAGTCGATGATTATGAGGAATCGGAAAGAGGGGTTTTGTGGGGTTGATTTGTCGTCCATGGAAACGTTGTAGAGACCAAAATTCATTTTGTTGGTGACTGTTGTGAGTTGTGAATGAATTTTGTGATAGTTGTTCGATGGAGTTCGATTGTTGAATTCGGGGTATTTGAAGAAGCTCTGTTTTGCGCGTTAGTGGGGTTTGAAAGAGGGAGGAAACAGGGGAATTTGGAGAAGAAAgtcaaaagaaatttaatttaatcgaAGAAAACAACGTATAAACAAATTTGAGAGTTGTTGAATAGGAAGCTTCGTTtgggaagggaagggaagggaagggaaggtAAGGGAAGGTGGTGGGTCGGTTAGGTATTCTCTTTGTCAAATTTGGGGACTTTTCTACGAAACTTTTGGAGTTTTATTGAAAAGGTTTagaggaaaaaggaaagaaaatgcATTATATTGTTTTGAATATACTCTTAATTAATAATGAGAAATTATTTCAGgttgtttttaaattattttataatctatcgatgagTAAACTCATtaataagtttttgaaattttgtaaatattttaatttatcttattatatttaaaatcatCCCATTAATAATggtatcaatttaaatatttaacttttatatgtatattaatttacacagtttttttagatttagtttAGAAACGATTGTACGAGATATTAATTTTTGAAGtaattgtaatatatataaaacattgaataataattaagtgtatattacagaaaaaatgtatatttaacGATTTAGAGAAGtgcaaatataaaaaaaccTATCGACAATGGACTCTTATCGATGATAGAACTCTTACTAGTTATATAGTTTATCATGGATAGACTTTGAGAGATGGATCTAAATTTTACGATATTTTGCAATTTTATGTATTGTGCTATATTTGCTAATATTTTGGATCTTATTGTTATCTGtatctaatttttttaattaaaattttaaattgtaatatgaaaattaatttagattCTTTATCAAGATATATATTCGAAAGTTTTTAAAGTATTCAATTTCTTACATATGTGTCTAACTTCTTCGAATATTGTATTAACAAAACCAACGATTAAAATTGATGCACGAACACTTTAAGGAAAAAGCCATAATTGAAAATCTAAATGAATCATTTATGAAAGCAAAGATTTatctaaaaattataaatttcacTAAGATGTTTATCAAAAGAGAATATAAAAATAATGGAACATATAATATTTGAATGCCAAATGTTACAAGCCAAACTTTGGATTATaaattcttatatatatatatatatatatatatatatatgtatgtatgtatgtatgtatatgtttCTATTGTTTATTATTTGGGATTTGGTTTTGAAGGTTCTTGGAATAGGTAATTAAGTTGGACAAAGTGGTTTTCatgtttaattcttttctattccctcctttttttttttttttaattatatttgtgGCTTACTCTTCTTCCCACTAAATTGGTGGGCAGAGCTAATTATGTTATTAATTACAAATACTCAACTAACCCCAACAAAAGTTCCTAATTCCATACTTACATGGTCAAAAGGAAAGGTGCAACATTGAATTTATTACATTCTTAAAATTTAGGGTATATTAAACATAACTTGAAATTTTAACggcatatatatattaagtattttgtttaaaattttgaaactaaaTACATCTCAATTTAACATTTTTCAAGTATTTTGCGAATTTGGGTGTTTGTTCATCTAAGATTTAATATtctatgaattttttatatttggaaTTAGACAAGTTGTTCAATGAGATCAGTTGAAATGGACATTTATGGatataataaaaagtattttatgaatttattattcttttttcaattaagttcctatttttttaaaataatttaatcttTCACCATTAATGAGAATCAAAATTGGTAAGTATTAAActtagggaaacttacataaatgtaacaaaacaccacaCTATTTACAAAACcgtaaagttagtcattttttaaatatttcaagtttacccttccatctttcttttgcgATTCGTCCTACTCCGgctatttctttcatcatctttctcctatttcttttatcgtcttcctcttgcgatttcgtctttcttttttcctatttttttctgcaatttttttctatcatctttcttattttttaattctttatttacgtcgtttaatctttccatcgtttttcttcttttcctcttctttttttcgcttttccatcgtctttctattttttctcttccttttttcacggtaatttctttctattgtcttttataaaaaatagcaaaatctaaaagatcgtgtataaagaatcttgaaaaaaaaaccatttagattggagtagtcaaatgtaaactatcgtgtaaaaaaaataaaagattgtgtgtCGTGACGTGATCGCGACGCGGAGCGACCGACATCCCccaatcatttaatctttaatatttaaaagatttggagtcgccaccaatcatattaaggtgtgattggtcaccacaaaaaaaattgatcttcagatttaaggttcgggagtcagttgtgtgtagggaaggtattagcacctacaacacccataaaaatgattaccaaaatttatcttttaaactaaattaacgaggttcacaaaacaaagttttttgtttgatattttttaaatgtcccatggttatcaattcataactaaaaaaactaagtctgaattgatgattatatgggtggcatgagagccattagaaaaatagaatttaatttttatttaaaaataattttttatttaactcaagaatattaaaatatcaaactttgatattttgatctccatcataggcctttaatgaaaaatttcatgtatctaaagaattaatgaattctaaagaaaacactactcagtcccattctaaaatataaaattgttagatatactttgtttaaaaataattgtattaacttttaaaaattgagaaatttaatgtatttatggaattttaaccataaatgaacattactctttcccataaataatacagtataaaatagttggcaaatatgacaaataatacatagccaaataataataaataatatacagtGCTGAAATAAGTACTTTGCCATTTAACCAATCTAATCAATCAATATCAAACATacttaataaacagtaaaacaacaaaattaaaccctacatttaacaaattttaatcaaattgcTTACTTTAACTCAAATTTAAAGCATAGGGGATTTTATGTAGCACAAACAGATTTGATGTGATAGTatccctaacaaaattaaacacagtggcaaatttgataatttgatgtaacactattctattgatattcaattggtttaacctTAAGAgccataatttaaaaaaaaaactgaacaTAGCCTAGGCAACATTTGATACAATAATATCCAATTAgtttaacccaacaaaattagaatacaaaCCAACGATATagactcaattggtctaaacctaacaaaattaaacaccctaaacctaaacctaaacctaaaaaaaattaaacacagtacAGTAAAATTTGACGAAGGAATAAAATCAAAAcgaattaaaacaaattaaatctaaagaatggaagaacaataaaaaaaaacttaccttggctaaataaatttttttgcttttcccTTTTAACTGATCTCTCTTTTTAGTAATCAAGAAATCTCCCctctcctctcttttttttctctgtCTTTATAGGGCACttatagcttttttttttttagattccaAAATCATGAAGATCGTGTTTATGATAGTGGGAAAGTGGGAAGAGTCGTGAAGAAGGAGAATCGTGGAGGGGGATCGTGGAGAGGGAGAATCGTGGAGAGGGAGGGGAAAAATCGTAGGACTGGAAGTGGGTGAGAGAAAACAGagaaaatatatgaaatttaattactgttttcttttttttttttaaaataaattcaaactcaaatcaacttaatttaataaaaaaataaaataaaataaagtaataaaaaaatgtaaaaaataaatggccaaaatatggtatctacttgtgtataaagaatctagaaaaaaaaaatcatttatattggagtagccaaatgtgtAAACGATCCTttgaaaaaaagtaaacaatcgtgtaaaaaaaaatgaaagattgtatataaagaatcttgaaaaaaaatcatttgcattgggagccaaatgtaaatgataataaaagtaaacgatcgtataaaaaaatctaaactattatgtaacaaaaaaaattaaaaaaatcatgtaccaatttttttttttaaaatcatttagatttgcgatcaaatctaaacgatcgtgtaactaaatttaaatgtaactaaattaaacatgtaataaaattaaacgatggaattgaaaagaaaagataaatggtagctaaatctaaacgatcgtgtataaattatagtcatatctaaatgatcgcaaatatattacggtctggttgacggaacatttttggtattttacacggtggacaTCTGAGCTTTTTTCGTTTTGAGAATCGTTTTAtagattgtaaatattttgctgtttttttatattttcgaAAATACTCCTTAAACTTCCATGATATTTAATGAATTGGCAAGAAaatgagaagaagaaaaagatcaaAGAAACTAGAATTTCTACCCAAATTAtttgaacttttatttttatcttgataagaaaaattgaattaaCAATCTTTaacgtaaaatttaaaaataaaatgagtaTATGTTAATTActattaaattatattattttatacattttatGTCAAACTTATTAattacatgtatatatatatatcaattttaaaacaagcaaaataataaattaaatgatGAGTCAACATGAGTTTAAATTAACTAGTAtttgtatatttttaaaaataaaatttgtgaAAGGGTAACTTTTCTCTAGTTCCTTTTACTGatatcttttcaaaataaataaataaataaataattccAATTTAAATTCTCCATTTTGAAAtcctttaaaaaataaattaattaaataaaaaatgacgTCCCAAACAATTAAAAACCAAACATATATTTAGTATTTATTTTTTAAGCTTATACATATATTGAGCTATTTAACATTTTACAAACTTACAACTTAAAAcatcttttgtttttaaagTTGTGTTAAATTACCATCTCAATTTCAAAGCTTAAAAAAGTCCTACAATATAATTCTTCCTAGACTATATAAAAAGAAGAATGACAAATAAAAAGTTGATTAGTAAAAAAGATTTTTTCTTTTCGAGTTTGACATGTTAcatcaacaaattttttttaaattaagacGAAGTTTAATAATATTAACATAAGACGCACACACTAATATTTACAAAGATAAATGATCTATTATATGAATTGTTattctttgtatttttcttaATATACGACATGATTCTTTTCTTAAAtcatctttaattttttttgaagatTACTGTCTCTTTGATATAGAAAAAGAAGACTTGTCATATGGGCAAAATTAAAGTCTTTCTTAGTCTTTGAATATGTTGTAGCAGTTGTATGTCTATTCAATACTAATAATTTTGTTAGACAACTCATAGTGAATGAACGATTCATCCATAATTAGTACACATTATTTTCTCTCAAGATTTTCAAGTATCTtcattaataattttaaatgcaGTGCTTTGTCTATATGTTTTGAAGACTCCAAATATATAGactacatatatatttttttactgTTATTCCTTCATTGATAATATAGAACGAAATATTAATCTCAATCACCCTTCCCTTTTCAGATTATTGACTCTTTCTATAACGAATGGTTTGCTCGAATAAATTAATGTATTAACAAAAAATAGTTCTTGCATTTTAACATCAAATTTTTATTGTGTCCTGAAATAATGGTTGAATCTAATGAAAAAACTGCACGTTCAACaacaataaaatcaaaattGGTATGGTTTATAGCAATTTTTTGATCCATAAGAAAAGATATGTAGCTTAGTGGATATGTTAGAATAGGTTAATGGGTTGGTGGAActaaacaagaaaaataaattaatcaaACCATATTTTGCACCATATCGTGTGTATCCTTCCAAGAAAAAACCTGacttgaaaaatgtttttatgaATAGTGATTTTGGAGAAAGATGTATTTATGAACTTGTTGCTACCAGGTCTTGAAAACGAACTTGGGTGTAATTgtgtaaaattttcaaattaaagaAATCCCTTAATGTCCTTAAACTGACTCCAAAATCTTGGTTTGAGTATTTTGAAAGAGCAGCGTCCACTTATGGATTTTTCTTTCAAAGTCAAACAGATTATACTAAAATTTATGAACACTTGGATAACAATAAAATCTCAACTTTGattgtctatatatatatatatatatatatatatatatgattctCACAGATAATGATGAAACAGTTTTATCTTAAGATTTTAGGTTCAATGTGGTTGATCAGGAGGATTTGTTCAAACCCTAGTAATGTTATTCCAATTAATATTGTTTTCCATCTTGTTGGTGTTAGATTCATTTCATATTAAATGTAGAATTTCactttttattttaaccttttGAACCATTATACTTCAGAAAGCACATGCAAATTAGgtaattttcaaagaaaaaaaagccaCAAAATAGTTACTAAAACATCTTAATTGATACGTTAGGAGATTAGTTATGTACAGTAGTTGTAAACATCGTTATGCACAATCAATTCAACTAAAGTAACACATGAAGGAAAACAAATAAcacatcaacatcaacatttgttaactcaGTTCGATGATTACACATCTAGATTTGGAGGGTTGTTTGTCTAAGATGAAAGATTTTACATATTGTGTACATGACTTAATAATCATAACTCATAAGTGAGACAACATATCTCCCACTTAATCTCAGGATTATGGATGCCCTATTCAACTCAAGTTTGATCTACCTCGGTATTTCTTCTatcggttttttttttattgttttttcattaaaaaaatcgtATAAGAAAAACTTACTTTCAAAAGCTTATATgctttttcttccttccttcAAAACACGTCTCATACATAATTTTAGCAATATATAAGGAATAAATCATAACCACTTGTAGGACCATCCTTGAAAGAAAATCTTAACCGATTCTTTAACAATTCTATAATCAATATATCAATAATGATTTAATTTGCACGTGATTGAAATAAAGTAGATGAGACCATTTACTAACACATTAATATGGCGGCAAGCTAGAAAGTACATATGCATGAAAGAAACAAGGTTGGCGGTGAATTAGTTCAAGTTCTCCCATGCATTATTACACTTGGAGCCCTTGAGAGGACGAAAAGTGTTCGGTTAAAACTAAAAAAGTCCAGGAAATTGGGAACTGAAGTGTTAGAGAACTGAATCCTTTTATCATATAGATTCATAGAATTTATGATACTGCTGTACTTACACATAAACACCATAACAGAAGATGGTTGGAGTAAAATGAGAACTCCAAAACAACATATATACTTTTAAGTTACTAATATACATTTACGAGAAAAAAAGAGTCTACTGTAGCTTCGAAATACACTGTCATAAATCTATTATAGGGTTCTGTCCAAAGTTGTGACAGTTCTTcaagttattaaaaatattgagCTTTTTGTAGCATTTGTTCAAAGTTATGTAGAAGTCCTACACTTTATATAGCGTTTTGTTACATGCTATAAAAAGTTTCTTCTCTAGGAGTTGCTAAATGCTATGAAATATTAGAATTTCGATAGCGTTTTATAGATGCTATGAATGCAATCAACAAATAGCAAATTTGGTCTTTGTAAACACGTAAGATAGCATttttgaaaaatgtatacaGTTATTTTTATAGTAAATTATTATGTAGCTTTCCTTTGTCTATTATAGCATTTATTTACtactacaattacttatttAATGAAAGCTATAATAAGCCTTTTTGTCAAAACGGTTTGTATTCATAGCATTTCTATAGTACATTAGAAGTCAATCATGTTATATAATTTAATGTTCATTGTTTAATACTCTTAAACTTTAATAaactttaatttagttttttttatccaGACTCGTTTTTAGCTAAGGTATGTGTAGGACTTTGGTCACACTCCCCACGTAAAAAAAGTTAATTGTGGACCCCATACTTGTCTCTGGGTAGTAGAGAAATTTGGACCAAACTCCTAATACTACTACAAAGTATCCATATTATTTTTGCGGGTAAATTGCAAAAACTATTTTGAAACACGTGGTAGTTGCAATTACTACCACAAATTTTTAATTGTAAAAATTGGGTTCCTAAACTTTAAAAAGCGTTCAAATTAGATTCTCAAACTTACAATAATAATTGTTTACCATGATAACATCATTTGAAAATAAAACCGAGttcataaaataaatgaaaataaaactcaaaagtaaattaaaacataacattttgaaacgagaaaaaataaaagtaaactACGATGGTGCATAAGTAACTTCAAGTCCATGACATATCGATTAGGATTACATGCATCGACAGATTTAGCATAGGTCCAGGGGGCTCGAGTCCTCTCTCAACTCTATACCCCTTACTttacatatatttataaaactAAATTGTATCTCATTCAATAAGTTAGTCCAATAGTAAAATTGTTTTTTAGCTTCCTCTAAATTCATGTTCAAGTCTTGTCGTCACGTACCCaagacgacgcgg containing:
- the LOC103498740 gene encoding probable calcium-binding protein CML45, whose protein sequence is MNFGLYNVSMDDKSTPQNPSFRFLIIIDFLRFQNLASWLCSFASTKLKQSTLPASSKSVESSAGERERLVSTEEMKWVMGNLGMDCSEGSSVPLFGSAEEVAEMFDQTAASAAEVKQAFDVFDINADGFIDVEELQRVMCVLGFKEGEGIENCEKMISKFDYNKDGRIDFEEFVKLMEAVV